From the genome of Argentina anserina chromosome 4, drPotAnse1.1, whole genome shotgun sequence, one region includes:
- the LOC126792569 gene encoding CASP-like protein 5B3 has product MKDFPGTPGTLTGLLLRFSQCVFAAASIASMATTSSFFNFTAFCYLIASMGLQVIWSFVLALLDAYSLMKKKALLNPVLVSLFVIGDWVTATLSLAAASASAGITVLYFNDLSHCNFGEECQKYQMAVAFAYLSWVTIAISSLIMLWILAAGSSNSKQSAVYKLRG; this is encoded by the exons ATGAAGGATTTTCCTGGGACTCCTGGCACTCTGACTGGTCTTCTTCTCAGATTTTCACAATGCGTCTTTGCTGCTGCCTCTATTGCTTCCATGGCCACCACTTCCAGCTTCTTCAATTTCACAGCTTTCTG CTATTTGATTGCTTCAATGGGTCTGCAAGTGATTTGGAGTTTTGTTCTGGCATTGTTAGATGCATACTCCTTGATGAAAAAGAAGGCCCTCCTCAACCCTGTATTGGTCAGCCTCTTTGTGATTGGAGACTGG GTTACAGCAACACTGTCTCTTGCAGCTGCTTCAGCTTCAGCTGGAATAACTGTCTTGTACTTCAATGACTTGAGCCACTGCAATTTTGGAGAGGAATGCCAGAAATACCAGATGGCAGTTGCTTTTGCTTACCTGAGTTGGGTAACAATTGCTATCTCTTCTCTAATCATGCTCTGGATACTGGCAGCAG GAAGCTCAAACTCCAAGCAAAGTGCTGTCTATAAATTGCGTGGCTGA
- the LOC126792558 gene encoding deacetoxyvindoline 4-hydroxylase-like, which produces MEVSDKTQSAEYNRALEVKRFDDTKAGVKGLVDAGVGKVPKIFIAPSNDHADFPTCQQPDLLVPVINLGGLYSDRHKEIVNEVRIASEKWGFFQVVNHGIPLNLLEGMIQGVKKFNEQALEVKKQFYSRDLNRTVRFNSNYDLYQSKAANWRDTLAFTKAAVDHDPQKLPQVCREVTLEYANHVVKLGDQLFGLLSEALELSPDYLTREMECAKFYTCVCHYYPVCPEPELTLGAGKHSDPAFLTILLQDEIGGLQILHENQWVNVDPISGGLVVNIGDFLQAISNDKLKSVQHRVLANRVGPRVSVAYFLKGEIATKPYGPIKELVSDENPPVYKEFSIEEYQGKFFSQGLDEKSTLDHFKL; this is translated from the exons ATGGAAGTCTCAGATAAAACTCAATCTGCTGAATACAACCGAGCTCTAGAAGTAAAGAGGTTCGATGATACGAAGGCTGGTGTCAAAGGCCTTGTAGATGCCGGCGTTGGCAAAGTTCCAAAGATATTCATAGCACCATCCAATGATCACGCCGACTTTCCAACATGTCAGCAACCAGATTTGCTAGTTCCGGTCATAAATCTTGGTGGCCTCTACAGTGATCGCCACAAGGAGATTGTTAATGAAGTTCGGATTGCATCTGAGAAATGGGGTTTCTTCCAAGTAGTCAATCATGGAATTCCATTGAATCTGCTTGAAGGTATGATCCAAGGGGTTAAGAAGTTTAATGAGCAAGCTCTTGAGGTGAAGAAACAATTCTATAGTCGTGATCTAAATAGAACCGTGAGATTCAATAGCAATTATGATCTCTACCAGTCTAAAGCAGCAAATTGGAGGGACACTCTAGCTTTTACCAAGGCTGCAGTGGATCATGACCCCCAAAAACTCCCTCAAGTTTGTAG AGAAGTAACACTAGAGTATGCAAACCATGTCGTAAAGTTGGGAGATCAACTCTTTGGATTACTGTCAGAGGCTCTGGAACTTAGTCCGGATTACTTAACAAGGGAAATGGAGTGTGCCAAGTTTTATACTTGTGTGTGCCACTACTATCCAGTATGCCCTGAACCAGAGCTAACTTTGGGAGCTGGGAAGCACTCAGATCCAGCATTCCTCACAATTCTTCTTCAAGATGAAATTGGCGGCCTTCAAATTCTTCATGAAAATCAGTGGGTAAATGTTGACCCCATTTCAGGAGGCTTAGTAGTAAACATAGGGGACTTTCTCCAAGCCATATCAAATGACAAGCTCAAGAGTGTACAACATAGAGTGCTCGCCAACCGTGTCGGTCCACGAGTTTCTGTAGCTTATTTTCTTAAAGGAGAGATTGCTACCAAGCCCTACGGTCCGATCAAAGAGCTCGTATCAGACGAAAACCCTCCTGTCTACAAGGAATTCTCCATTGAGGAGTATCAAGGCAAGTTCTTTTCTCAAGGGCTTGATGAGAAGTCTACACTTGACCACTTCAAGTTATGA